One Leptolyngbya ohadii IS1 genomic window carries:
- a CDS encoding FdhF/YdeP family oxidoreductase translates to MDTAPQAQPPFHETSEDTPDIGGGLPVIEYWAKHTLSPEGPKLWKTLFHHSACLSCSWGTGGQKGGFTNEEGEKLQRCMKSVEAISAEIQPPVPAHFFDTHSIAQLQKLSSLEADRLGRLSFPVIRRAGSDHYERISWDEVYTIATAAFQKSPERVASYSSGRSSNEAAFLLQLILRTLGSNNLADCSDLCHAPSTTALQEMFGTQTSIVSLESLKQADCVVLAGANSAYNHPRLMNELIKLRDRGGKVIVINPVMEIGLVKFGSPAFPIKSLIPGSEIASLYLQPVPGSDVALFVGIQKALIEQGHVKQEFLQACTEGWEAVLEQARSTPWETITATCGVSQPEIEAAAAIIGDSKGVVFGWAMGITQQTNGVDNVYSIANTALISAQIARLGAGVMPVRGHSNVQGFGSMGVTVKLKEEIKQALEQLLGRSLNLPKGYHTRDLIEAAEAGKVDSLICVGGNLYGANPDSAQAERALGNIGTIIYLATKPNIGHFNGLAKTNTIIIPVLNRFENPHKTTVESGNNFVRLNDEGKTHLENADLISEVEFLTELAHRVLGDAPIKWRKLQDTRYVRQLIARTIPGYEKIGTIDDTKEEFTIAGRIVTESHFKTPSGKAKMFTTPLPDLTLPEPEDFGIDQSTKSLVLALMTGRSYAQHNTVVYKIGDQYRGMPHRHCILLNRLDAEKIGLAEHDRVTVQGDADKLDNVEVIYGAVREGAALMFYPEVNVIFKARTETRSGTPAYKRVPVVVYSDKISI, encoded by the coding sequence GCTATGGAAAACGCTGTTTCATCACAGTGCTTGCCTGTCTTGCTCCTGGGGCACAGGGGGACAAAAGGGCGGTTTCACCAACGAGGAAGGTGAAAAACTGCAACGCTGTATGAAGAGTGTGGAAGCAATTTCCGCTGAAATTCAGCCGCCTGTCCCAGCTCACTTTTTTGACACACATTCGATCGCCCAGTTACAAAAACTGTCATCCCTCGAAGCCGATCGCCTGGGGCGGCTTAGTTTTCCGGTGATTCGGCGGGCAGGCAGCGATCACTATGAACGCATTTCCTGGGATGAGGTTTATACGATCGCCACTGCTGCGTTTCAAAAATCGCCGGAGCGAGTTGCATCCTACAGTTCCGGGCGGAGTTCCAACGAGGCGGCATTTCTGCTTCAGCTGATCCTGCGAACGCTGGGCTCGAATAACCTGGCAGACTGTTCCGATCTGTGCCATGCGCCTTCTACCACTGCCCTCCAGGAGATGTTCGGCACACAAACTTCGATCGTGAGTTTGGAAAGCTTGAAACAGGCAGACTGTGTGGTGCTGGCAGGGGCGAATTCTGCCTATAATCATCCGCGGCTGATGAACGAGCTAATTAAGTTGCGCGATCGGGGCGGCAAGGTGATTGTGATCAATCCGGTAATGGAAATTGGATTGGTTAAATTTGGCTCTCCAGCGTTCCCAATTAAATCCCTGATTCCAGGTTCTGAGATTGCTTCGCTGTATCTCCAGCCCGTTCCCGGTAGCGATGTTGCGTTGTTTGTGGGAATTCAGAAAGCCCTGATTGAGCAGGGTCATGTCAAGCAGGAATTTCTGCAAGCATGTACCGAGGGTTGGGAAGCGGTGCTGGAGCAAGCACGATCGACACCGTGGGAAACCATTACCGCAACCTGCGGCGTGTCACAGCCGGAAATTGAAGCGGCGGCAGCTATCATTGGCGACTCGAAGGGCGTGGTCTTTGGTTGGGCAATGGGAATTACGCAACAGACCAACGGTGTCGATAACGTCTACAGCATCGCAAATACAGCTCTGATCAGCGCACAGATTGCCAGACTGGGAGCCGGAGTCATGCCTGTACGCGGACATTCTAATGTTCAGGGCTTTGGCTCAATGGGTGTGACGGTCAAACTGAAGGAAGAAATCAAGCAGGCACTAGAGCAGTTACTGGGGCGATCGCTCAATTTGCCGAAAGGCTACCATACTCGCGATTTAATCGAAGCGGCAGAGGCAGGCAAAGTCGATAGTTTGATTTGCGTTGGCGGCAATCTCTACGGAGCAAACCCGGATTCTGCTCAGGCAGAACGGGCACTGGGTAACATCGGCACGATTATTTATTTGGCAACAAAACCCAACATTGGACACTTTAATGGACTGGCAAAAACAAATACGATTATCATTCCAGTGCTGAATCGATTTGAGAATCCGCATAAAACGACCGTTGAATCGGGCAACAATTTTGTGCGGCTGAACGATGAAGGCAAAACTCATTTGGAGAATGCAGATTTAATTTCAGAAGTTGAGTTTTTAACCGAACTGGCACATCGGGTACTGGGTGATGCTCCGATTAAGTGGCGCAAGCTGCAAGATACGCGATACGTGCGGCAATTGATTGCCAGGACAATTCCTGGCTACGAAAAGATTGGTACGATCGATGACACTAAAGAAGAATTCACAATTGCTGGACGCATTGTTACGGAGTCACACTTTAAAACACCGTCTGGTAAAGCAAAGATGTTTACAACTCCGCTGCCGGATTTGACATTGCCAGAACCTGAAGACTTTGGCATCGATCAATCAACGAAGAGTCTCGTGCTTGCTTTGATGACCGGACGCAGCTATGCACAGCACAATACCGTTGTTTATAAAATCGGCGATCAATACCGAGGAATGCCTCATCGACACTGCATTCTCCTGAATCGTCTGGATGCTGAAAAGATTGGGTTGGCAGAACACGATCGCGTCACAGTTCAGGGAGACGCTGACAAACTTGATAACGTGGAAGTGATCTACGGTGCAGTGCGGGAAGGTGCAGCGTTAATGTTCTATCCCGAAGTCAATGTCATTTTCAAAGCAAGAACAGAAACGCGATCGGGAACACCTGCCTATAAGCGTGTGCCCGTGGTCGTTTATTCCGATAAAATCTCAATCTGA